A region of the Sodalis ligni genome:
GTTATCGCCGTCCAGGGCTGAAATGGGCACAAAGGTAATGCTCAAGTCCACCGGCAGCTCTTCGGCGAACAGCAGATAATCCTGTTTGAACCGTTCGAAAACCGCCTGATCGTAGTTCACCAGATCCATCTTGTTTACCGCCACCACCAGATGGCGGATCCCCAGCAGCGTGCTGATAAAGCTGTGCCGCCGGGTTTGATCCAAGACACCCTTGCGCGCATCAATCAGCAGGACCGCCAAATCGCAGGTGGAGGCGCCGGTGGCCATATTGCGGGTATATTGTTCATGTCCCGGGGTGTCGGCAATGATGAATTTGCGTTTTTCGGTGGAGAAGTACCGGTACGCCACATCAATGGTAATACCCTGCTCGCGCTCGGCCTGCAGGCCGTCCACCAGCAGGGCCAGATCCAGCTTTTCCCCCTGGGTGCCCAGGCGTTTGCTGTCGGAGTGCAGGGTGGAAAGCTGGTCTTCATAAATTTGCCGGGTGTCATGCAACAGGCGGCCGATGAGGGTGCTTTTGCCGTCGTCCACGCTGCCGCAGGTGAGAAAACGCAGCAGGGTCTTATGCTGCTGTGCGTGAAGGTAGGCCTCCACACCGCCCTGCTCGGCGATTTGTTTAGCGATTACATCATTCATGGCGATGGCTCCTTAAAAATAACCCTGACGCTTTTTCAGTTCCATCGATCCGGATTGATCGCGGTCGATTACTCGGCCCTGCCGTTCGCTGGTGGTGGCCACCAGCATCTCCTCAATGATTTCCGGCAGGGTGCGGGCGTTGGATTCCACCGCGCCGGTGAGCGGCCAGCAGCCCAGGGTGCGAAAACGCACCATCCGCTGGGCAATCACTTCACCGGGTTGTAAATTGATGCGGTCGTCGTCCACCATCATCAGCATGCCGTCGCGTTCCAGGATTGGACGAGGCTTAGCCAGATAAAGCGGCACGATTTCGATATTTTCCAAAAAGATGTACTGCCAGATATCCAGCTCGGTCCAGTTGGAGAGCGGGAATACCCGGATGCTTTCCCCTTTGTTGATTTGGCCGTTGTAGTTGCGCCACAGCTCGGGACGCTGGTTTTTCGGGTCCCAGCGGTGCAGGCGATCGCGAAAGGAGTAAATGCGTTCCTTGGCGCGGGACTTTTCCTCATCGCGCCGCGCGCCGCCAAAGGCGGCATCGAAACCGTATTTATTCAGCGCCTGCTTCAGCCCTTCGGTTTTCATGATGTCGGTGTGTTTGGCGCTGCCGTGAATAAAGGGATTGATCCCCATGGCGACCCCATCCGGATTGCGATGGACCAGTAATTCAAGGCCATAGGCTTTGGCGGTATAGTCCCGGAACTCATACATTTCGCGAAATTTCCAGCCGGTATCCACGTGCAGCAGCGGGAACGGCAGCGTGCCGGGAAAGAACGCCTTGCGCGCCAGATGCAGCATGACCGACGAGTCTTTGCCGATGGAGTACATCATCACGGGATTAGCGAATTCAGCGGCGACTTCACGGATGATATGGATACTTTCCGCCTCCAGTTGCCGCAAATGAGTGAGTCGTTGTTGATCCATATTTACATCCTCAAGCCAGATTGACCAACGACGCGCGTTTCTGCGCCGCTAAAGCTGTTTGTCCGAACCAGGCGATTTCGTCATGCAGGGAGACGACTTCGCCGATAATCAGCAAGGCCGGTGTCGGCGCCTGTTGCGCCAGGTCAGCGAGTTTTTCCAGCGTGCCGGTGAAAACCTGCTGATCCGGCCGGGTGCCGCGGCCGATAACCGCCACCGGCGTGAGCGGCGATCGGCCGTGTTTGATGAGCTGCCGGCTGATTTCGGCCGCTTTCATCACTCCCATATAAATCGCCAGCGTTTGCCGGCCGCGGGCCAGGGCCGGCCAATCCAGCTGTTCGCCCCCGGGGCGCAGATGGCCGGTGATAAAAGTCACGCTTTGGGCATGATCCCGGTGGGTCAGCGCGATGCCGGCGTAGGCGGCGGCACCGGCGGCGGCGGTCACGCCGGGCACCACCTGGAATGGAATGCCGGCGGCGGCCACCGCCTGCAGCTCTTCGCCGCCGCGGCCGAATATAAAGGGGTCGCCGCCTTTGAGGCGCACCACCCGTTTGCCCTGCCGCGCATGAAGAATAAGCAGCCGATTGATCTCTTCCTGGGCCATGGAGTGGGCGCCGCACCGTTTTCCCACGGCAATCCGCTCGGCATCGCGCCGCACCAGTTCCAGGATGTCCTCGCTCACCAGGTTATCGAACAGTACCACGTCCGCCTGTTGAATCAGTTGCAGGCCGCGCAGGGTCATCAGCCCGCTATCGCCGGGGCCGGCCCCCACCAGCGCAACGTCGCCCCCGGCTTCTGCTTCGGCGGTCAGGCCCTGTTGCAGCGCTTCCTCGGCATTGGCTGTCAGCCCTTGTTGCAAGACTTCCTCGGCATTAACAAGCTGCCCCTGCGCCACCAGGGTGGCGAAGCGGCCGTCAAGAGCCTTTTCCCAAAAACGGCGGCGCCCGGCAACCGAAGGGATATGCCGTTTGACCCGTTCACGCCAGGCACCGGCAATATCCGCCATCGGCCCGAGGAACGACGGCAGCAGCGATTCCAGCTTTTCCCGCAGGATACGCACCAGCACCGGCGCTTTCCCGCCGGAGGAGATGGCAACGGTTATCGGCGACCGATCGACAATGGAGGGAAAAATAAAGGAGCATAAGGGCTGGCAGTCCACCACATTGACCAATATCCGGCGCTTATCGGCCGCGGCAAAGACCTCGGCATTGAGATCCCCATCATCGGTGGCGGCAATCGCCAGGAAAACGCCCTCCAGCATATCTTCGGAAAATTCCTGGCCAAGCCAGTGGATAACCTTCAACTGCGCCTGTTGTTCCAGTTCGGGCAACAGCCGGCGCGCAACCACCCTGACCTGCGCGCCGGCGCGCAGCAGCAATTGGATTTTACGCGCGGCAACATCGCCTCCGCCGACAACCAGCACAGGGCGTTGCCTGAGATCGGCAAACAGAGGTAAATAATCCACGGCAACCTTTAACGATGTGACTTAGCAATAAAATGACTATACGTCTTGCAGATAGGTTCTATTAAATTCTTAATTGGAATTACATTTGCTTTAATGGAATAACGCTGCAATTGACATACGGCCGCCGAAGCGCAACCAATCGTGCGGTAAGCGCCATAAGCCGGAGGGTACAAATTGTGTTAGCCCTGCGGGCGTTACATACTATACCCAGTGAGTAGCGGCAATACAGACAGCCGCATCGATTAACAAGGAAAAGGTTTATGTTTCACCTCGGTCGCATTACGCGAACCAGGTTCGTGGGCCACAGTAAGCGCGCCAGGCTCGTTCTGGGCTTAAGCGGTTTGCTGACGGTATGTCTGCCGGCCTTCGCGGCGCCAGACCATTATGCGCAAGAGCAGATGCGCTATATCGCCACCTATTTCCCCGGGCGCATGGCGGGAAGTCCGGCTGAATTGATGGCTGCGGAATACCTGCAGCGGCGCCTGGCGCAGATGGGTTATCAAAGCAATCTGCGTACCTTTAATACCCGATACCAATTTCATGGCAGCGACGGCAAGGCCGACTGGCGCAAGATTTCCGCCACCTCGGTGATTGCCGCCAAAGCCGGCGCCACCGGCGGCGAAATCTTGGTCATTGCCCATTCAGATACGTTTATGCCGCGCAGCGACGGCGATCTGAATAACAATCTTGGGGGATTAACCTTGCAGGGGGTGGACGATAATGCCTCCGGCGTCGGCGTCATGCTCGATCTGGCCCGGCGGCTCGGGCCGGTTCCCCTCGCGGTAGGGGTGCGTTTCGTGGCGCTCAGCGCCGGCGAACCCGAGACCCTGGGGGCCGAGGATTATCTACAGCGGATGACGCCGCAGGAAAAGCGCAATACTCTGTTGGTGATTAATCTTGATAGCCTGATCGGCGGCGAAAAACTGCGGGTGGACTACAGTCCGGACAGCGGCGACAGCCGTCTGCTGGGGCTGGTTAAAGACCTGGGAACCCGGGCGCGACAGGCGGGCATTCCGTTGATACTCAATACCGGCATCCGCGCCGCCGCCGAATGCAGCACCGACGCCCTGCCCTTCGCCAAAGCCGGCTTCGCGGTACTGGATGTCGGTTCGGGCATCGCCGGAAACCGATGCCGTGAACGCAACGTCAGCCGCAATTTCCCCCACGGCATGGTGCGTTACCAGAGTCCCCTCGATAATCTGACCTACCTGGATCGCCACCTCACCGGCCAAATGGGTAAACGCGCCCGGGATAGCTTGGCGCTGCTCGGACCGATGCTGGAAAGACTCACCGGGGCAGATAAGCCCAAGGGATAATCGCCGGCAACGGTGCGTGGTTCGCCCGCCGCCGGCTAACTTACACTTACCGGGGGATTATTTAGTCCCAATGGCGTTACCGGACCAGAAAGGCGCGCCCATGCCCGTTTTCACCTCGCCGCTCATCTTTGAGGCCTGCGGCTGGGCGGCGGCGGTCTTTTGGCTTGCGGTGACGACCGGCGCGGGTTTGGGCCGTTTGAAATCATCCATCATATTGCCGGTCCAGAACGGAGCAACGATCGGATCGGCGAAGACCACGTCTGAGAAAAGAATAGGTATTGCGATGAAAACGCCGGCGATACAAAATTTTATGTTCATGATATAACCCGTCAGATTGAATGAATGTTAAAAGATAATGGCCAACGTAGTGCGGCATGCCGGCATGGCGTCATTTATCCGTCTGGCCGCTAGCGTTAAAAATGAAGGTAATCCGGCGCGTTGAAAAGTTCGTCCAGGTAACAATTTTCTTTGAGGTTTTCTGATATTTATTCAAAGACAGACTATTTAGTGCCGTTATTATTCCATTAAAGAAAAATAATCCCTTGTAATGTAAGTTCTGCGTAAAAATCATGAAGAAATTAAGGATTAAGTATGATTTGTGTCAGACTTGGCAAGGCGGATGAATGAGCGTCCTGTCGCATCACAAGATAAGATATTAAGAAAATCATGGGCTTTCAATAGACATTGCAGCACAACTGGAAGCAGCGGGAAACAATCAGCAAATATAAGACCAAAAAAATTCATCTGCCTGTCACAAATAAGGCCGTTAGGCGGGGTTTGGGGAAAAGAGCATACGCAGATGCCGATTTTAACGATCGTACAATTATGAATAGCGACATATTAATTTACATGAGGTCATGATGAATGACCGGTAAAACCAAGGTACATAAAGATATATTTATTCTTAGATTTGTTTCAGTCAGTTATATTTAAACAAAGATTTATCATACTTCAGCATGCTGAATAATTCGCCACCAAGGCTCTGCAATAATTTAAACCTATAAATAGATTAGCGGGATTTATTAATATACCCTAAATAATTCGAGTTGCAGGAAGGCGGCGACGCCGCGACAAATCTGCCGGGAACAGATTTGAACGCGATTCGTCGCGGCCCCGATAGGGGCGAGGCTCATGGATAAGCCGAGTATTGCCAACACACCTGCAACTTATACCGTGAAAAGGCGGCACGGCAGGTTTTACCACGAACTCAGCCCTCGTGCAGGCCGCATTCCCGCTTCAGGCCGAAAAAGCGGGTTTCCTCTTCGCTCATACCCGGCTCCCATTTGCGTGTGGTGTGGGTATCCCCCACCGAAAGATAACCCTGTTCCCACAGCGGATGGTAATCCAGGCCATGCTGCTTCAGATACTGGTACACCTGGCGGTTATCCCAGTCGATAATCGGCAGCAGCTTGAATACGCCGCGCTGGATAGCCAGCACCGGCAGGCGGGCGCGGCTGCCGGACTGCTCCCGGCGCAGGCCGGCCAGCCAGCTTTGCGCCTGCAGCTGGCTCAGCGCCCGGTTCATGGGCTCGACTTTATTCATTTGGTTATATTGCTCGATACCTTCCACCCCCTGCTCCCACAGCTTGCCGTAGCGGGCTTCCTGCCAGGCGGGGGACAGCTGTGCGCGAAAGACCTGCAGGTTAAGCTGCAATTTTTCGGTCAGGGCGTCGATAAACTGATAGGTTTCCGGGAACAAATAACCGGTATCGGTGAGGATCACCGGGATATTCAGCCGTTGTCGGGTGACCAGATGCAGACACACCGCCGCCTGGATGCCGAAACTGGACGACAGCACCACTTCCCCCGGCAGGTTGTCCAGCGCCCAGCCCACCCTCTGTTCGGCGGTCAGCGCCTCCAGCCGAAGGTTGATATCGGCCAGGGCCTCCGTCTGTTGCGCCTTATCCAGCGCGTTAAGGCTGTTCAGATTCAGTTCGGTCATAGAAACCCCCGGGTTAATCGTAGAAGTCGCGGGCCGGATCGATAACCGGCTTGACGATACCGGCACGCAAGACAAAATCGCCAAAGGCTTCCTGCGGCTGGCGCTCGGCGGCCCAGCGGCCGGTCGTATCATCAATAATCTTTAAAATCTCGCTGTCGGTGATATTTTCCCGGTACATGCGCGGAATACGCACACCGCTGCGATCGCCGCCCAGATAGAGGTTATAGCGGCCGACGGCTTTGCCCACCAGGCCGATTTCCGCCAGCATGGAACGGCCGCAGCTGTTGGGGCAGCCGGTCACCCTTAAAATGATCTCGTCGTTCGCCAGTCCGTGGGCCGACATGATCCCTTCCACTTGGGTCACGAACCCCGGCAGAAAACGCTCCGCTTCCGCCATGGCCAGCGGACAGGTCGGGAACGCCACGCAGGCCATTGAGGCCTTGCGCTGCGGAGTCACGTCGTCATTGATCAGGCCGTATTGCCGTGCCAGCGCTTCGATTTTGGCTTTATCACGGGTCGCCACGCCGGCGACAATCAGGTTTTGGTTGGCGGTCAGCCGGAAATCCCCTTTATGGATACGGGCGATCTCCGCCATCCCGGTTTTGAGCAATCGGTCCGGATAATCCAGTATACGGCCGTTTTCAATAAAGAGGGTAAGATGCCAGCGGTTTTCCACCCCTTTGACCCAGCCGAAACGATCGCCCCGTTCGGTAAAATGATAAGGGCGGATGGGTTCGAATTGAATGCCGGCGCGCCTTTCCACTTCCGCTTTGAACGCCTCAACCCCCACCCGTTCCAAGGTATATTTGGTGCGGGCATTTTTGCGATTGGAACGGTTGCCCCAGTCGCGCTGGACGCCCACC
Encoded here:
- the cysD gene encoding sulfate adenylyltransferase subunit CysD, producing MDQQRLTHLRQLEAESIHIIREVAAEFANPVMMYSIGKDSSVMLHLARKAFFPGTLPFPLLHVDTGWKFREMYEFRDYTAKAYGLELLVHRNPDGVAMGINPFIHGSAKHTDIMKTEGLKQALNKYGFDAAFGGARRDEEKSRAKERIYSFRDRLHRWDPKNQRPELWRNYNGQINKGESIRVFPLSNWTELDIWQYIFLENIEIVPLYLAKPRPILERDGMLMMVDDDRINLQPGEVIAQRMVRFRTLGCWPLTGAVESNARTLPEIIEEMLVATTSERQGRVIDRDQSGSMELKKRQGYF
- the cysG gene encoding siroheme synthase CysG, giving the protein MDYLPLFADLRQRPVLVVGGGDVAARKIQLLLRAGAQVRVVARRLLPELEQQAQLKVIHWLGQEFSEDMLEGVFLAIAATDDGDLNAEVFAAADKRRILVNVVDCQPLCSFIFPSIVDRSPITVAISSGGKAPVLVRILREKLESLLPSFLGPMADIAGAWRERVKRHIPSVAGRRRFWEKALDGRFATLVAQGQLVNAEEVLQQGLTANAEEALQQGLTAEAEAGGDVALVGAGPGDSGLMTLRGLQLIQQADVVLFDNLVSEDILELVRRDAERIAVGKRCGAHSMAQEEINRLLILHARQGKRVVRLKGGDPFIFGRGGEELQAVAAAGIPFQVVPGVTAAAGAAAYAGIALTHRDHAQSVTFITGHLRPGGEQLDWPALARGRQTLAIYMGVMKAAEISRQLIKHGRSPLTPVAVIGRGTRPDQQVFTGTLEKLADLAQQAPTPALLIIGEVVSLHDEIAWFGQTALAAQKRASLVNLA
- a CDS encoding aminopeptidase, which encodes MFHLGRITRTRFVGHSKRARLVLGLSGLLTVCLPAFAAPDHYAQEQMRYIATYFPGRMAGSPAELMAAEYLQRRLAQMGYQSNLRTFNTRYQFHGSDGKADWRKISATSVIAAKAGATGGEILVIAHSDTFMPRSDGDLNNNLGGLTLQGVDDNASGVGVMLDLARRLGPVPLAVGVRFVALSAGEPETLGAEDYLQRMTPQEKRNTLLVINLDSLIGGEKLRVDYSPDSGDSRLLGLVKDLGTRARQAGIPLILNTGIRAAAECSTDALPFAKAGFAVLDVGSGIAGNRCRERNVSRNFPHGMVRYQSPLDNLTYLDRHLTGQMGKRARDSLALLGPMLERLTGADKPKG
- a CDS encoding phosphoadenylyl-sulfate reductase codes for the protein MTELNLNSLNALDKAQQTEALADINLRLEALTAEQRVGWALDNLPGEVVLSSSFGIQAAVCLHLVTRQRLNIPVILTDTGYLFPETYQFIDALTEKLQLNLQVFRAQLSPAWQEARYGKLWEQGVEGIEQYNQMNKVEPMNRALSQLQAQSWLAGLRREQSGSRARLPVLAIQRGVFKLLPIIDWDNRQVYQYLKQHGLDYHPLWEQGYLSVGDTHTTRKWEPGMSEEETRFFGLKRECGLHEG
- the cysI gene encoding assimilatory sulfite reductase (NADPH) hemoprotein subunit, with translation MSEKKPSPPLSDNERIKGQSNFLRGTIAEDLNDTLTGGFTSDNFQLIRFHGMYQQDDRDLRAERAEQKLEPLINMMLRCRLPGGIITPKQWLAIDEFAASDTLYGSIRLTTRQTFQFHGVLKPHLKKAHQMLHRLGLDSIATAGDVNRNVMCSANPVESVLHQQAYEWAKKISEHLLPRTHAYAEVWLDGEKSETTDSEPILGPAYLPRKFKTTVVVPPLNDVDAYAHDLNFVAISEQGQLVGFNVLVGGGLAMTHGDTSTYPRAASEFGYIPAEHTLAFAEAVVGVQRDWGNRSNRKNARTKYTLERVGVEAFKAEVERRAGIQFEPIRPYHFTERGDRFGWVKGVENRWHLTLFIENGRILDYPDRLLKTGMAEIARIHKGDFRLTANQNLIVAGVATRDKAKIEALARQYGLINDDVTPQRKASMACVAFPTCPLAMAEAERFLPGFVTQVEGIMSAHGLANDEIILRVTGCPNSCGRSMLAEIGLVGKAVGRYNLYLGGDRSGVRIPRMYRENITDSEILKIIDDTTGRWAAERQPQEAFGDFVLRAGIVKPVIDPARDFYD